The Apium graveolens cultivar Ventura chromosome 6, ASM990537v1, whole genome shotgun sequence genome contains a region encoding:
- the LOC141668866 gene encoding protein WHAT'S THIS FACTOR 9, mitochondrial-like isoform X2: protein MAQTTTSTANLRHILRRHYLYHHRRTFIDARIKWVRDPYLDHAVEKEKNLKQLLSLKNIILFHHSKTLAVAAVSGHLKLPTTPTKFIDKYPSVFNHFLSLKPFSHPQICSIENFGFGLELVSWRKDLAFSVMEMRVGEKGRRPIRFSMNLPRGFDLQKKVRDWVFEWNNLPYISPYEDASYLGPNTDQAEKWTVAVLHELLHLCVSKKTEIDNVCCLGDYLGFGTRFKKALKHHPGIFYMSNKIRTQTVVLREVYRKAALVDVHPLMEMRYRYIDLMNKRVKKNPLQVRPDGRKNLSAFPAGEGRINDIVIREQNVETKLGSSESEVESSDFEV, encoded by the exons ATGGCTCAAACCACCACCTCAACTGCCAATCTCCGGCACATTCTCCGGCGTCACTACCTCTACCATCACCGGAGAACCTTTATCGACGCCAGAATCAAATGGGTTCGTGACCCTTATCTCGATCATGCTGTCGAGAAAGAGAAAAATCTCAAACAACTCCTCTCTCTCAAGAACATTATTCTCTTTCACCACTCAAAAACCCTCGCCGTCGCCGCCGTCTCCGGCCACCTTAAACTCCCCACCACCCCAACTAAGTTCATTGATAAATACCCATCTGTATTTAATCATTTCTTGTCTCTTAAACCCTTCTCACACCCTCAG ATTTGTAGTATTGAGAATTTTGGGTTTGGGTTGGAATTGGTTTCTTGGAGAAAAGATTTGGCCTTTTCGGTAATGGAAATGAGGGTGGGGGAGAAGGGAAGGAGGCCTATTAGGTTTTCGATGAATTTGCCGAGAGGGTTTGATTTGCAGAAGAAGGTTAGGGATTGGGTTTTTGAGTGGAATAATTTGCCGTATATATCTCCTTATGAGGATGCTTCTTATTTGGGTCCTAATACTGATCAAGCGGAGAAATGGACTGTGGCGGTTTTACATGAGTTGCTTCATCTTTGTGTGTCGAAGAAGACGGAGATAGATAATGTATGTTGTTTAGGGGATTATTTGGGATTTGGGACTAGGTTTAAGAAGGCTTTGAAGCATCATCCGGGGATTTTTTATATGTCCAATAAGATTAGAACGCAGACTGTGGTTTTAAGGGAGGTGTATAGAAAAGCAGCTTTGGTTGATGTGCATCCACTGATGGAAATGCGGTATCGGTATATTGATCTGATGAATAAAAGAGTGAAGAAAAATCCATTGCAAGTCAGACCTGATGGGCGGAAGAACTTGTCTGCTTTTCCTGCGGGGGAAGGTAGAATAAATGATATTGTGATCAGGGAACAAAACGTTGAGACAAAATTGGGTAGTTCTGAGTCTGAGGTTGAGAGTAGTGATTTTGAAGTGTGA
- the LOC141668866 gene encoding protein WHAT'S THIS FACTOR 9, mitochondrial-like isoform X1, whose protein sequence is MAQTTTSTANLRHILRRHYLYHHRRTFIDARIKWVRDPYLDHAVEKEKNLKQLLSLKNIILFHHSKTLAVAAVSGHLKLPTTPTKFIDKYPSVFNHFLSLKPFSHPQVRLTKHALSLHKLETLILNSPKGKIDSAQRLAKLLMLTKRKKLPLFVIDKLKFDLGLPYNYVLDLVPDFPDYFQICSIENFGFGLELVSWRKDLAFSVMEMRVGEKGRRPIRFSMNLPRGFDLQKKVRDWVFEWNNLPYISPYEDASYLGPNTDQAEKWTVAVLHELLHLCVSKKTEIDNVCCLGDYLGFGTRFKKALKHHPGIFYMSNKIRTQTVVLREVYRKAALVDVHPLMEMRYRYIDLMNKRVKKNPLQVRPDGRKNLSAFPAGEGRINDIVIREQNVETKLGSSESEVESSDFEV, encoded by the coding sequence ATGGCTCAAACCACCACCTCAACTGCCAATCTCCGGCACATTCTCCGGCGTCACTACCTCTACCATCACCGGAGAACCTTTATCGACGCCAGAATCAAATGGGTTCGTGACCCTTATCTCGATCATGCTGTCGAGAAAGAGAAAAATCTCAAACAACTCCTCTCTCTCAAGAACATTATTCTCTTTCACCACTCAAAAACCCTCGCCGTCGCCGCCGTCTCCGGCCACCTTAAACTCCCCACCACCCCAACTAAGTTCATTGATAAATACCCATCTGTATTTAATCATTTCTTGTCTCTTAAACCCTTCTCACACCCTCAGGTTAGACTAACCAAACACGCCCTTAGTTTACATAAATTAGAAACTTTAATTTTGAATTCACCAAAAGGAAAAATTGATTCAGCTCAGAGACTAGCTAAGCTTTTGATGTTAACTAAAAGAAAAAAGCTTCCTTTATTTGTTATTGATAAGTTGAAATTTGATTTGGGCTTGCCTTAtaattatgttcttgatttagTTCCTGATTTTCCTGATTATTTTCAGATTTGTAGTATTGAGAATTTTGGGTTTGGGTTGGAATTGGTTTCTTGGAGAAAAGATTTGGCCTTTTCGGTAATGGAAATGAGGGTGGGGGAGAAGGGAAGGAGGCCTATTAGGTTTTCGATGAATTTGCCGAGAGGGTTTGATTTGCAGAAGAAGGTTAGGGATTGGGTTTTTGAGTGGAATAATTTGCCGTATATATCTCCTTATGAGGATGCTTCTTATTTGGGTCCTAATACTGATCAAGCGGAGAAATGGACTGTGGCGGTTTTACATGAGTTGCTTCATCTTTGTGTGTCGAAGAAGACGGAGATAGATAATGTATGTTGTTTAGGGGATTATTTGGGATTTGGGACTAGGTTTAAGAAGGCTTTGAAGCATCATCCGGGGATTTTTTATATGTCCAATAAGATTAGAACGCAGACTGTGGTTTTAAGGGAGGTGTATAGAAAAGCAGCTTTGGTTGATGTGCATCCACTGATGGAAATGCGGTATCGGTATATTGATCTGATGAATAAAAGAGTGAAGAAAAATCCATTGCAAGTCAGACCTGATGGGCGGAAGAACTTGTCTGCTTTTCCTGCGGGGGAAGGTAGAATAAATGATATTGTGATCAGGGAACAAAACGTTGAGACAAAATTGGGTAGTTCTGAGTCTGAGGTTGAGAGTAGTGATTTTGAAGTGTGA